In Antechinus flavipes isolate AdamAnt ecotype Samford, QLD, Australia chromosome 3, AdamAnt_v2, whole genome shotgun sequence, a genomic segment contains:
- the RDH13 gene encoding retinol dehydrogenase 13 isoform X2: MSRYVLPLSVAGTLLGGAVLLRDSLGGGSCPSKATIHGKTVIVTGANTGIGKETARELARRGGRVILACRDMDKCEAAAREIRGDTLNHHVDARPLDLASVKSIRAFAEKIVEEEERVDVLINNAAVMRCPHWTTEDGFEMQLGVNHLGHFLLTNLLLEKLKASGASRIINVSSLAHVAGHVDFEDLNWERRPYDAKAAYCQSKLAVVLFTRELSRRLAGTSVTANALHPGVAGTELGRHTGMHKSTFSSTVLGPFFWLLIKTPKLAAQPSVYLAVAPELSGVSGKYFNAFREKDPAPQAQDDEAAQRLWACSAQLVGLPEAGSPGKTTKVRGS, translated from the exons CTCTCTTGGCGGCGGGAGCTGCCCCAGCAAAGCCACCATCCATGGGAAGACGGTCATTGTCACGGGGGCCAATACGGGCATCGGGAAGGAGACCGCCCGAGAGTTGGCCCGGAGGG GAGGCCGCGTCATCCTGGCCTGTCGGGACATGGACAAGTGTGAGGCGGCAGCCAGGGAGATCCGGGGGGACACGCTCAACCACCACGTGGACGCCCGGCCTTTAGACCTGGCCTCCGTGAAGTCCATCCGAGCCTTTGCCGAGAAGATCGTGGAAG AGGAGGAACGTGTAGACGTTCTCATCAACAACGCCGCCGTGATGAGGTGCCCGCACTGGACCACTGAGGACGGCTTTGAGATGCAGTTGGGGGTCAACCATTTGG GTCACTTCCTCCTGACCAACCTGCTGCTGGAGAAGCTGAAGGCGTCGGGGGCCTCCCGCATCATCAACGTCTCCTCGCTGGCTCACGTCGCAGGCCACGTGGACTTCGAGGACCTGAACTGGGAACGGCGCCCCTATGACGCCAAGGCCGCGTACTGCCAGAGCAAGCTGGCCGTGGTGCTGTTCACCCGGGAGCTCAGCCGGCGGCTGGCAG GGACTTCGGTCACTGCTAACGCCCTGCACCCCGGGGTGGCCGGCACCGAGCTGGGCAGACACACGGGCATGCACAAGTCCACCTTTTCCAGCACAGTCCTTG GCCCCTTCTTCTGGTTGCTGATAAAGACGCCCAAGTTGGCGGCCCAGCCGAGTGTCTACCTGGCCGTGGCCCCGGAGCTCAGCGGGGTCTCGGGCAAGTATTTTAACGCCTTCCGGGAGAAGGACCCGGCCCCCCAGGCCCAGGACGACGAGGCGGCTCAGAGACTTTGGGCCTGCAGCGCTCAGCTGGTGGGGCTGCCGGAGGCCGGATCGCCCGGGAAAACCACTAAGGTGCGGGGCTCCTGA
- the RDH13 gene encoding retinol dehydrogenase 13 isoform X1 produces the protein MISDIHVKSFKTFPCSRCNNNSKRDSLGGGSCPSKATIHGKTVIVTGANTGIGKETARELARRGGRVILACRDMDKCEAAAREIRGDTLNHHVDARPLDLASVKSIRAFAEKIVEEEERVDVLINNAAVMRCPHWTTEDGFEMQLGVNHLGHFLLTNLLLEKLKASGASRIINVSSLAHVAGHVDFEDLNWERRPYDAKAAYCQSKLAVVLFTRELSRRLAGTSVTANALHPGVAGTELGRHTGMHKSTFSSTVLGPFFWLLIKTPKLAAQPSVYLAVAPELSGVSGKYFNAFREKDPAPQAQDDEAAQRLWACSAQLVGLPEAGSPGKTTKVRGS, from the exons CTCTCTTGGCGGCGGGAGCTGCCCCAGCAAAGCCACCATCCATGGGAAGACGGTCATTGTCACGGGGGCCAATACGGGCATCGGGAAGGAGACCGCCCGAGAGTTGGCCCGGAGGG GAGGCCGCGTCATCCTGGCCTGTCGGGACATGGACAAGTGTGAGGCGGCAGCCAGGGAGATCCGGGGGGACACGCTCAACCACCACGTGGACGCCCGGCCTTTAGACCTGGCCTCCGTGAAGTCCATCCGAGCCTTTGCCGAGAAGATCGTGGAAG AGGAGGAACGTGTAGACGTTCTCATCAACAACGCCGCCGTGATGAGGTGCCCGCACTGGACCACTGAGGACGGCTTTGAGATGCAGTTGGGGGTCAACCATTTGG GTCACTTCCTCCTGACCAACCTGCTGCTGGAGAAGCTGAAGGCGTCGGGGGCCTCCCGCATCATCAACGTCTCCTCGCTGGCTCACGTCGCAGGCCACGTGGACTTCGAGGACCTGAACTGGGAACGGCGCCCCTATGACGCCAAGGCCGCGTACTGCCAGAGCAAGCTGGCCGTGGTGCTGTTCACCCGGGAGCTCAGCCGGCGGCTGGCAG GGACTTCGGTCACTGCTAACGCCCTGCACCCCGGGGTGGCCGGCACCGAGCTGGGCAGACACACGGGCATGCACAAGTCCACCTTTTCCAGCACAGTCCTTG GCCCCTTCTTCTGGTTGCTGATAAAGACGCCCAAGTTGGCGGCCCAGCCGAGTGTCTACCTGGCCGTGGCCCCGGAGCTCAGCGGGGTCTCGGGCAAGTATTTTAACGCCTTCCGGGAGAAGGACCCGGCCCCCCAGGCCCAGGACGACGAGGCGGCTCAGAGACTTTGGGCCTGCAGCGCTCAGCTGGTGGGGCTGCCGGAGGCCGGATCGCCCGGGAAAACCACTAAGGTGCGGGGCTCCTGA
- the RDH13 gene encoding retinol dehydrogenase 13 isoform X3 yields the protein MDKCEAAAREIRGDTLNHHVDARPLDLASVKSIRAFAEKIVEEEERVDVLINNAAVMRCPHWTTEDGFEMQLGVNHLGHFLLTNLLLEKLKASGASRIINVSSLAHVAGHVDFEDLNWERRPYDAKAAYCQSKLAVVLFTRELSRRLAGTSVTANALHPGVAGTELGRHTGMHKSTFSSTVLGPFFWLLIKTPKLAAQPSVYLAVAPELSGVSGKYFNAFREKDPAPQAQDDEAAQRLWACSAQLVGLPEAGSPGKTTKVRGS from the exons ATGGACAAGTGTGAGGCGGCAGCCAGGGAGATCCGGGGGGACACGCTCAACCACCACGTGGACGCCCGGCCTTTAGACCTGGCCTCCGTGAAGTCCATCCGAGCCTTTGCCGAGAAGATCGTGGAAG AGGAGGAACGTGTAGACGTTCTCATCAACAACGCCGCCGTGATGAGGTGCCCGCACTGGACCACTGAGGACGGCTTTGAGATGCAGTTGGGGGTCAACCATTTGG GTCACTTCCTCCTGACCAACCTGCTGCTGGAGAAGCTGAAGGCGTCGGGGGCCTCCCGCATCATCAACGTCTCCTCGCTGGCTCACGTCGCAGGCCACGTGGACTTCGAGGACCTGAACTGGGAACGGCGCCCCTATGACGCCAAGGCCGCGTACTGCCAGAGCAAGCTGGCCGTGGTGCTGTTCACCCGGGAGCTCAGCCGGCGGCTGGCAG GGACTTCGGTCACTGCTAACGCCCTGCACCCCGGGGTGGCCGGCACCGAGCTGGGCAGACACACGGGCATGCACAAGTCCACCTTTTCCAGCACAGTCCTTG GCCCCTTCTTCTGGTTGCTGATAAAGACGCCCAAGTTGGCGGCCCAGCCGAGTGTCTACCTGGCCGTGGCCCCGGAGCTCAGCGGGGTCTCGGGCAAGTATTTTAACGCCTTCCGGGAGAAGGACCCGGCCCCCCAGGCCCAGGACGACGAGGCGGCTCAGAGACTTTGGGCCTGCAGCGCTCAGCTGGTGGGGCTGCCGGAGGCCGGATCGCCCGGGAAAACCACTAAGGTGCGGGGCTCCTGA
- the EPS8L1 gene encoding epidermal growth factor receptor kinase substrate 8-like protein 1, whose protein sequence is MSSPAGPAAAPKPSAKSIYEQRKRYSTVVMADVSQYAVNHLVTFCLGEEDGVHTVEDASRKLSAMDAQGRIWAQEMLLQVSAGHVKLLDVDSKEELESYALPSILRCETVLPPGQTHSLLLLVCQEPERPQPDVHYFQGLRVGAELIREDIHGALQAQRSGSGDRRAAALRATQEELSRTPSPGPGDAPFQRRPSTRVAIAPRERPAGPRAGEEAAVAEEQEGTQRPALELASLEAERNVDILNHILDDVESFVAKLQKSAEASRVLEHRERGRRARRRAAGEGLLTLRAKPPTEEEYIDILRKIKYSFSLLARLRANITDPSAPELLHFLLGPLQMVVDTSGGPGLAQAVQQPRLTAEAVALLKESLTPREAELWTSLGDSWTKARLELPPEDGAPYTPAFYSGWEPAPHTPGGQPWEDPVEGQHRHERRRWQQSAPQIEVNGHTEPDSEPEPESQPEPEARVPGKWVLCNYDFEARNGSELSVHRGDLLEVLDDARKWWKVRDLQGQQGYVPYNILTPHPGPPSRKASPARALEQRTPPPPPAPAPPRPRWGSTDSLDLDAGEKEKFAHMLSVNEELQARLAQGPRNSSRAPSAVRLAPEPPLSPSSPAPQVRAWLQAKGFGPGTVSALGVLTGAQLFSLKKDELQAVSPEEGARVYSQVTVHRAMLEDSEKLSELQAVMEKQKRKVEGDTGGDAP, encoded by the exons ATGAGCAGCCCCGCAGG GCCCGCTGCAGCCCCCAAGCCCAGCGCCAAGTCCATCTATG AGCAAAGGAAGAGGTACTCCACAGTGGTCATGGCAGACGTGTCCCAGTACGCCGTCAAC CACCTGGTGACCTTCTGCTTGGGGGAGGAGGACGGGGTCCACACCGTGGAGGACGCCTCCAGGAAGCTCTCGGCCATGGACGCCCAGGGGCGCATCTGGGCCCAGGAGATGCTGCTGCAGGTGTCCGCCGGCCACGTGAAGCTGCTGGACGTGGACTCCAAG GAGGAGCTGGAGTCCTACGCCCTGCCCTCCATCCTTCGCTGCGAGACCGTGCTCCCCCCGGGCCAGACCCACTCGCTGCTCCTCCTGGTGTGCCAGGAGCCCGAGCGGCCCCAGCCCGACGTCCACTACTTCCAGGGCCTCCGGGTCGGG GCGGAGCTGATCCGAGAGGACATCCACGGGGCCTTGCAGGCCCAGCGCTCGGGCAGCGGGGATCGGCGGGCAGCCGCCCTGAG GGCCACCCAGGAGGAGCTGAGCCGCACGCCCAGCCCCGGGCCCGGGGACGCCCCCTTCCAACGCCGGCCTTCCACTCGCGTGGCCATAGCCCCCCGGGAGCGCCCAGCGGGACCGCGGGCCGGAGAGGAGGCAGCCGTCGCCGAGGAGCAAGAAG GTACCCAGAGGCCGGCCCTGGAACTGGCCAGTCTGGAGGCGGAGCGCAACGTG GACATCCTGAACCACATCCTGGATGATGTCGAGAGCTTCGTGGCCAAGCTGCAGAAGTCGGCCGAGGCCTCCCGCGTCCTGGAGCACCGGGAGCGCGGCCGGCGGGCCCGGCGGAGGGCCGCGGGAG aGGGGCTCCTGACCCTTCGGGCCAAGCCCCCCACGGAGGAGGAGTACATAGACATCCTGCGCAAGATCAAGTACTCCTTCAGCCTGCTG GCCCGCCTCCGAGCCAACATCACGGACCCCTCCGCCCCCGAGCTGCTCCACTTCCTGCTGGGCCCGCTGCAGATG GTGGTGGACACGTCCGGGGGCCCCGGCCTGGCCCAGGCCGTGCAGCAGCCCCGTCTGACGGCCGAGGCCGTGGCGCTGCTGAAAGAGAGTCTGACCCCCCGAGAGGCGGAGCTCTGGACTTCCCTGGGAGACTCGTGGACCAAAGCCCG GCTTGAGCTCCCCCCTGAGGACGGCGCCCCCTACACCCCGGCCTTCTACAGCGGCTGGGAGCCCGCCCCCCACACCCCCGGGGGCCAGCCCTGGGAGGATCCCGTGGAGGGGCAGCACCGCCATGAGAGGCGCCGCTGGCAG CAATCGGCCCCGCAGATCGAGGTCAATGG TCACACAGAGCCAGACTCCGAGCCGGAGCCCGAGTCCCAGCCCGAGCCCGAGGCGAGGGTCCCGGGGAAGTGGGTTCTCTGTAACTACGACTTCGAGGCCCGGAACGGCAGTGAGCTCTCTGTCCATCGAGGGGACCTGCTGGAG GTCCTGGACGATGCCCGGAAATGGTGGAAGGTTCGGGACCTTCAGGGACAGCAGGGTTACGTCCCCTACAACATTCTCACCCCTCACCCCGGGCCCCCGAGCCGAAAAGCCAGCCCTGCCAGGGCCCTG GAACAGAGgaccccgcccccgcccccagccccagcccctccCAGGCCCCGCTGGGGCAGCACAGACAGCCTGGACTTGGACGCTGGGGAGAAGG AAAAGTTCGCCCACATGTTGAGCGTCAACGAGGAGCTGCAGGCTCGGCTGGCGCAGGGGCCCCGGAATTCCAGCCGCGCCCCTAGCGCCGTCCGCCTGGCCCCGGAGCCTCCGCTCAGCCCCAGCTCCCCGGCCCCCCAGGTCCGAGCCTGGCTGCAGGCCAAGGGCTTCGGCCCCGG GACCGTGAGTGCTCTGGGGGTCCTAACGGGCGCCCAGCTCTTCTCTCTCAAGAAGGACGAGCTGCAGGCAGTGAGCCCAGAGGAGGGGGCCCGGGTCTACAGCCAAGTCACCGTGCACCGAGCAATGCTGGAG GACTCGGAGAAGCTGTCGGAGCTCCAGGCAGTGATGGAGAAGCAGAAGCGGAAGGTGGAGGGGGACACGGGCGGGGACGCGCCATGA
- the PPP1R12C gene encoding protein phosphatase 1 regulatory subunit 12C — protein sequence MSGSAPEAGAGAGAARERRQEQLRQWARAAGSGEPAGGGGRARARTVRFERAAEFLAACAGGDLEEARAMVRGGPGPGLLDSTNADGISALHQACIDENLEVVRFLVEEGASVNQADNEGWTPLHVAASCGYLDIAQYLLGHGANIAAVNSDGDLPLDLAEADAMESLLRAEIARRGVDVEAAKRAEEELLLHDTRCWLNGGAMPEARHPRTGASALHVAAAKGYMEVMRLLLQAGYDPELRDGDGWTPLHAAAHWGVEDACRLLAEHGGGMDSLTHAGQRPCDLADEDVLSLLEELAQKQEDLRNQKEALAQERGTEAGPEPPPPPSGKHRRSSVCRLSSREKISLQDLSKERRPGGSGAPPLRDEEEGEEEGPEPSALNGVSTPQTPDSPSPKTKEPRLARVTPTLSQKLNEPPEAIVEPPTPLPVPTDSRERRRSYQMPVRDEESESQRKARSRLMRQSRRSTQGVTLTDLKEAEKSVRASAPDKEERCPESLDPARRPRVPGLENSDSAVQRADEPEGEGRSQQAAPDRRKGRREHRGPAEGEEAEPTDPLTSAESPASSVVDGSKGLQPQAEPGDRPPDSSNFRKLYLSLQGENERLRETLQETTLGLSQLKVELERATQRQEQYAERPAMLELERFERRALERKAAQLEEELKALSDLRADNQRLKDENAALIRVISKLSK from the exons ATGTCGGGCTCGGCGCCGGAGGCGGGCGCGGGGGCGGGCGCGGCCCGGGAGCGGCGGCAGGAGCAGCTGCGGCAATGGGCGCGGGCGGCGGGCTCCGGGGAGCCTGCGGGCGGTGGGGGCCGGGCCCGGGCCCGCACCGTACGCTTCGAGCGCGCCGCCGAGTTCCTGGCCGCGTGCGCCGGCGGGGACCTGGAGGAGGCGCGGGCCATGGTGCGCGGGGGGCCCGGCCCGGGGCTGCTGGACAGCACCAACGCGGACGGCATCAGCGCGCTACACCAG GCTTGCATTGACGAGAACCTGGAGGTGGTCCGCTTCCTGGTGGAGGAGGGGGCCTCGGTCAACCAAGCCGACAACGAGGGCTGGACCCCCTTGCACGTGGCCGCCTCCTGTGGATACCTGGACATTGCCCA GTACCTGCTGGGCCACGGCGCCAACATCGCCGCCGTGAACAGCGACGGGGACCTGCCCCTGGACCTGGCGGAGGCCGACGCCATGGAGAGCCTGCTGAGGGCGGAGATCGCCCGCCGAG GCGTGGACGTGGAGGCCGCCAAGCGGGCTGAGGAGGAGCTGCTGCTGCACGACACGCGGTGCTGGCTCAACGGGGGCGCCATGCCCGAGGCCCGCCACCCCCGCACGGGCGCCTCGGCCCTGCACGTGGCCGCCGCCAAGGGCTACATGGAGGTCATGAG GCTGCTCCTGCAGGCCGGCTACGACCCCGAGCTGCGGGACGGGGACGGCTGGACGCCGCTGCACGCGGCCGCCCACTGGGGCGTCGAGGACGCCTGCCGCCTGCTGGCCGAGCACGGGGGCGGCATGGACTCCTTAACCCACGCG GGGCAGCGTCCCTGTGACCTGGCCGACGAGGACGTGCTCAGCCTTCTGGAGGAGTTGGCCCAGAAGCAGGAAGAT cTTCGCAATCAGAAGGAGGCCCTGGCCCAGGAGCGCGGGACAGAGGCCGGCCcagagccgccgccgccgcccagTGGCAAACACAGGAG GAGCTCCGTGTGCCGCCTGAGCAGCAGAGAAAAGATCTCGCTCCAAGATCTCTCCAAGGAGCGGCGGCCGGGGGGCTCCGGGGCCCCCCCACTGCGTGATGAGGAGGAGGGTGAGGAGGAAGGCCCAG aaccCAGTGCCTTGAACGGAGTATCTACCCCACAGACCCCGGACTCCCCCAGCCCCAAG aCCAAGGAGCCCCGTCTGGCCCGTGTGACCCCCACGCTCTCCCAGAAGCTGAATGAGCCCCCTGAAGC GATTGTGGAGCCCCCGACGCCACTGCCGGTCCCCACCGATTCCCGGGAGCGGCGGAG ATCCTACCAGATGCCCGTGAGGGATGAGGAGTCTGAGTCCCAGCGCAAGGCGCGCTCCCGGCTCATGCGCCAGTCCCGGAGATCCACCCAG GGGGTGACGCTGACCGACCTGAAGGAGGCGGAAAAGAGCGTGCGGGCCTCTGCACCAGACAAGGAGGAGAGGTGCCCCGAGAGCCTG GACCCTGCTCGGAGGCCCCGGGTCCCTGGGCTGGAGAACTCGGACTCCGCAGTCCAGAGAG CAGACGAACCTGAGGGCGAAGGGCGCAGCCAGCAGGCGGCTCCAGACCGCCGGAAAGGCCGGCGGGAGCATCGGGGGCCGGCCGAG GGTGAGGAGGCGGAGCCCACGGACCCCCTGACCAGCGCCGAGAGCCCCGCCTCCAG CGTGGTGGACGGCTCCAAGGGACTCCAGCCTCAGGCGGAACCCGGGGACCGGCCCCCGGACAGCAGCAATTTCCGCAAG CTGTACCTGAGCCTGCAGGGGGAGAACGAGAGGCTGAGGGAGACCCTGCAGGAGACCACCCTGGGGCTGTCACAGCTCAAGGTGGAGCTGGAGCGGGCCACGCAG AGACAAGAGCAGTACGCTGAGCGGCCGGCCATGTTGGAGCTGGAGAGATTT GAGCGGAGGGCCCTGGAGAGGAAGGCAGCCCAGCTGGAGGAAGAGCTGAAG GCCCTGTCCGACCTTCGGGCCGACAACCAGCGCTTGAAGGATGAGAACGCAGCCCTGATCCGGGTCATCAGCAAACTCTCCAAGTGA
- the TNNT1 gene encoding troponin T, slow skeletal muscle isoform X4 yields the protein MSDTEEQDYEEEQQEEEEAAEEEEEEERPKPRPMVPPLIPPKIPEGERVDFDDIHRKRMEKDLLELQTLIDVHFEQRKKEEEELVGLKDRIERRRAERAEQQRVRTEKERERQAKLAEEKMRKEEEEAKKRAEDDAKKKKVLSNMGAHFGGYLVKAEQKRGKRQTGREMKQRILSERKKPLNIDHMGEEQLREKARELSDWIHQLESEKFDLTEKLKQQKYEINVLYNRISHAQKFRKGAGKGRVGGRWK from the exons ATGTCAGACACCGAGGAGCAGGATTATGAGGA GGAACAGCAGGAAG AGGAGGAGGCCGcggaggaggaggaag AAGAGGAGCGCCCCAAACCCAG GCCCATGGTGCCTCCACTGATCCCACCAAAGATCCCCGAGGGAGAGAGAGTCGATTTCGAT GACATCCACCGAAAACGCATGGAGAAGGACCTGCTGGAGCTGCAGACCCTGATCGATGTGCACTTTGagcagaggaagaaggaggaggaggagctcgTGGGGCTGAAGGACAGGATT GAACGCCGGAGAGCAGAGAGAGCGGAGCAGCAGCGAGTccggacagagaaagagagggagcgACAAGCCAAGCTGGCG gaggaaaaaatgaggaaggaggaggaagaggcgAAGAAAAGGGCTGAGGATGATGCCAAAAAAAAGAAGGTCCTGTCCAACATGGGCGCCCACTTTGGGGGCTACCTGGTCAAG GCCGAGCAAAAGCGGGGGAAACGCCAGACTGGGAGAGAGATGAAACAGAGGATTCTGTCTGAGCGGAAGAAACCCTTGAACATCGATCACATGGGGGAGGAGCAGCTCAG GGAGAAGGCCCGGGAGCTGTCCGACTGGATTCACCAGCTGGAGTCGGAGAAATTTGACCTGACCGAGAAGCTAAAGCAGCAGAAGTATGAG ATCAACGTTCTCTACAACCGGATCAGCCATGCCCAGAAGTT TAGGAAGGGGGCCGGCAAGGGTCGTGTTGGCGGACGCTGGAAGTGA
- the TNNT1 gene encoding troponin T, slow skeletal muscle isoform X3, whose protein sequence is MSDTEEQDYEEEQQEEEEAAEEEEEEERPKPSRPMVPPLIPPKIPEGERVDFDDIHRKRMEKDLLELQTLIDVHFEQRKKEEEELVGLKDRIERRRAERAEQQRVRTEKERERQAKLAEEKMRKEEEEAKKRAEDDAKKKKVLSNMGAHFGGYLVKAEQKRGKRQTGREMKQRILSERKKPLNIDHMGEEQLREKARELSDWIHQLESEKFDLTEKLKQQKYEINVLYNRISHAQKFRKGAGKGRVGGRWK, encoded by the exons ATGTCAGACACCGAGGAGCAGGATTATGAGGA GGAACAGCAGGAAG AGGAGGAGGCCGcggaggaggaggaag AAGAGGAGCGCCCCAAACCCAG CAGGCCCATGGTGCCTCCACTGATCCCACCAAAGATCCCCGAGGGAGAGAGAGTCGATTTCGAT GACATCCACCGAAAACGCATGGAGAAGGACCTGCTGGAGCTGCAGACCCTGATCGATGTGCACTTTGagcagaggaagaaggaggaggaggagctcgTGGGGCTGAAGGACAGGATT GAACGCCGGAGAGCAGAGAGAGCGGAGCAGCAGCGAGTccggacagagaaagagagggagcgACAAGCCAAGCTGGCG gaggaaaaaatgaggaaggaggaggaagaggcgAAGAAAAGGGCTGAGGATGATGCCAAAAAAAAGAAGGTCCTGTCCAACATGGGCGCCCACTTTGGGGGCTACCTGGTCAAG GCCGAGCAAAAGCGGGGGAAACGCCAGACTGGGAGAGAGATGAAACAGAGGATTCTGTCTGAGCGGAAGAAACCCTTGAACATCGATCACATGGGGGAGGAGCAGCTCAG GGAGAAGGCCCGGGAGCTGTCCGACTGGATTCACCAGCTGGAGTCGGAGAAATTTGACCTGACCGAGAAGCTAAAGCAGCAGAAGTATGAG ATCAACGTTCTCTACAACCGGATCAGCCATGCCCAGAAGTT TAGGAAGGGGGCCGGCAAGGGTCGTGTTGGCGGACGCTGGAAGTGA
- the TNNT1 gene encoding troponin T, slow skeletal muscle isoform X2: MSDTEEQDYEEEQQEEEEAAEEEEAPEESEPVAEREEERPKPRPMVPPLIPPKIPEGERVDFDDIHRKRMEKDLLELQTLIDVHFEQRKKEEEELVGLKDRIERRRAERAEQQRVRTEKERERQAKLAEEKMRKEEEEAKKRAEDDAKKKKVLSNMGAHFGGYLVKAEQKRGKRQTGREMKQRILSERKKPLNIDHMGEEQLREKARELSDWIHQLESEKFDLTEKLKQQKYEINVLYNRISHAQKFRKGAGKGRVGGRWK; encoded by the exons ATGTCAGACACCGAGGAGCAGGATTATGAGGA GGAACAGCAGGAAG AGGAGGAGGCCGcggaggaggaggaag cccctGAGGAGTCCGAGCCGGTTGCAGAGCGAG AAGAGGAGCGCCCCAAACCCAG GCCCATGGTGCCTCCACTGATCCCACCAAAGATCCCCGAGGGAGAGAGAGTCGATTTCGAT GACATCCACCGAAAACGCATGGAGAAGGACCTGCTGGAGCTGCAGACCCTGATCGATGTGCACTTTGagcagaggaagaaggaggaggaggagctcgTGGGGCTGAAGGACAGGATT GAACGCCGGAGAGCAGAGAGAGCGGAGCAGCAGCGAGTccggacagagaaagagagggagcgACAAGCCAAGCTGGCG gaggaaaaaatgaggaaggaggaggaagaggcgAAGAAAAGGGCTGAGGATGATGCCAAAAAAAAGAAGGTCCTGTCCAACATGGGCGCCCACTTTGGGGGCTACCTGGTCAAG GCCGAGCAAAAGCGGGGGAAACGCCAGACTGGGAGAGAGATGAAACAGAGGATTCTGTCTGAGCGGAAGAAACCCTTGAACATCGATCACATGGGGGAGGAGCAGCTCAG GGAGAAGGCCCGGGAGCTGTCCGACTGGATTCACCAGCTGGAGTCGGAGAAATTTGACCTGACCGAGAAGCTAAAGCAGCAGAAGTATGAG ATCAACGTTCTCTACAACCGGATCAGCCATGCCCAGAAGTT TAGGAAGGGGGCCGGCAAGGGTCGTGTTGGCGGACGCTGGAAGTGA
- the TNNT1 gene encoding troponin T, slow skeletal muscle isoform X1: MSDTEEQDYEEEQQEEEEAAEEEEAPEESEPVAEREEERPKPSRPMVPPLIPPKIPEGERVDFDDIHRKRMEKDLLELQTLIDVHFEQRKKEEEELVGLKDRIERRRAERAEQQRVRTEKERERQAKLAEEKMRKEEEEAKKRAEDDAKKKKVLSNMGAHFGGYLVKAEQKRGKRQTGREMKQRILSERKKPLNIDHMGEEQLREKARELSDWIHQLESEKFDLTEKLKQQKYEINVLYNRISHAQKFRKGAGKGRVGGRWK; encoded by the exons ATGTCAGACACCGAGGAGCAGGATTATGAGGA GGAACAGCAGGAAG AGGAGGAGGCCGcggaggaggaggaag cccctGAGGAGTCCGAGCCGGTTGCAGAGCGAG AAGAGGAGCGCCCCAAACCCAG CAGGCCCATGGTGCCTCCACTGATCCCACCAAAGATCCCCGAGGGAGAGAGAGTCGATTTCGAT GACATCCACCGAAAACGCATGGAGAAGGACCTGCTGGAGCTGCAGACCCTGATCGATGTGCACTTTGagcagaggaagaaggaggaggaggagctcgTGGGGCTGAAGGACAGGATT GAACGCCGGAGAGCAGAGAGAGCGGAGCAGCAGCGAGTccggacagagaaagagagggagcgACAAGCCAAGCTGGCG gaggaaaaaatgaggaaggaggaggaagaggcgAAGAAAAGGGCTGAGGATGATGCCAAAAAAAAGAAGGTCCTGTCCAACATGGGCGCCCACTTTGGGGGCTACCTGGTCAAG GCCGAGCAAAAGCGGGGGAAACGCCAGACTGGGAGAGAGATGAAACAGAGGATTCTGTCTGAGCGGAAGAAACCCTTGAACATCGATCACATGGGGGAGGAGCAGCTCAG GGAGAAGGCCCGGGAGCTGTCCGACTGGATTCACCAGCTGGAGTCGGAGAAATTTGACCTGACCGAGAAGCTAAAGCAGCAGAAGTATGAG ATCAACGTTCTCTACAACCGGATCAGCCATGCCCAGAAGTT TAGGAAGGGGGCCGGCAAGGGTCGTGTTGGCGGACGCTGGAAGTGA